In Actinomycetota bacterium, the following are encoded in one genomic region:
- the hemG gene encoding protoporphyrinogen oxidase, which produces MVVVGGGIAGLVAALDLLDQPDAPIVTVLEQADAVGGKLRAGALDDLGHDAGAESLLVTRPEAAELAERVGLGADLVTPRTTTASIWSRGRLRPLPRRTVLGVPADLRALADAGILSLPGLLRVPLDRCLPGSAPTADVAVGSYVAARLGRQVVDRLVDPLLGGVYAGSADNLSLQATMPALFAGVRQDRSLLGAASKVTTGQRSGPVFAGIAGGVSRLAQSTAERVRLAGGQIRTATTVVGLARVGDRWRLSVRGGLELGPTVEADAVVLAVPAPAASRLLQAVVPTAAADLADVELASVALIAMAFPHDAASWPDGSGFLVPAVEGSAVKAVTLLSAKWGWVADQDRQRRVVRASVGRWGDAGLLQRDDDDLVELVVAELRRFLGVVAPPLAASVTRWGGALPQYAVGHVARVARIRAAVATQPGLAVCGATYDGVGIPAVIASAHLAARQVRGSVEPSGRM; this is translated from the coding sequence GTGGTCGTCGTCGGCGGCGGTATCGCCGGCCTCGTCGCCGCCCTCGACCTGCTCGACCAACCGGACGCTCCCATCGTCACGGTGCTGGAGCAGGCCGACGCGGTGGGCGGCAAGCTGCGGGCGGGCGCGCTGGACGACCTCGGCCACGACGCCGGCGCGGAGTCGCTGCTGGTGACCCGGCCGGAGGCGGCGGAGCTGGCCGAGCGGGTCGGCCTGGGCGCAGACCTGGTGACTCCGCGCACGACGACGGCGTCGATTTGGTCGCGGGGCAGGCTGCGACCGCTCCCGCGGCGCACCGTGCTGGGAGTGCCGGCCGACCTGCGGGCGCTTGCCGACGCCGGCATCCTGTCGCTGCCCGGCCTGCTTCGCGTCCCGCTCGACCGGTGCCTTCCCGGCTCGGCGCCGACGGCTGACGTCGCGGTCGGTTCGTACGTTGCCGCACGCCTCGGCCGGCAGGTCGTGGACCGTCTGGTCGATCCGCTGCTGGGCGGGGTCTACGCCGGCAGCGCGGACAACCTGTCACTGCAGGCGACCATGCCGGCGCTGTTTGCCGGTGTCCGGCAGGACAGGTCGCTGCTGGGAGCCGCGTCGAAGGTGACAACCGGGCAGCGTTCGGGGCCGGTGTTCGCCGGCATCGCCGGTGGCGTCAGCCGCCTAGCTCAGTCCACCGCGGAGCGGGTCCGGCTCGCCGGCGGGCAGATCCGTACCGCGACCACTGTCGTGGGCCTCGCCCGTGTCGGTGACCGGTGGCGGTTGTCGGTCCGCGGGGGCCTGGAGCTCGGCCCGACGGTGGAGGCTGACGCGGTCGTCCTGGCGGTTCCGGCTCCCGCGGCGTCGCGGCTGTTGCAGGCCGTCGTACCGACGGCTGCTGCCGACCTTGCCGACGTGGAGCTTGCCAGCGTCGCGCTGATCGCCATGGCGTTCCCGCACGACGCCGCATCCTGGCCGGACGGCTCGGGGTTCCTCGTGCCCGCGGTCGAGGGCTCGGCGGTCAAGGCGGTCACGCTGCTGTCCGCCAAGTGGGGGTGGGTGGCCGACCAGGATCGGCAACGGCGGGTGGTCCGGGCGTCGGTCGGACGCTGGGGCGACGCCGGGCTGCTGCAACGCGACGACGACGACCTCGTCGAGTTGGTTGTGGCCGAGCTCCGTCGTTTCCTCGGCGTCGTCGCGCCGCCGCTGGCGGCCAGCGTGACCCGCTGGGGTGGGGCCCTGCCGCAGTACGCCGTTGGCCACGTCGCGCGGGTCGCCCGGATCAGGGCGGCGGTCGCTACCCAGCCGGGTCTCGCGGTGTGTGGCGCGACGTACGACGGGGTAGGGATTCCCGCGGTGATCGCCTCGGCGCACCTCGCGGCGCGGCAGGTGCGCGGGTCGGTCGAGCCGTCCGGGCGAATGTGA
- a CDS encoding diguanylate cyclase, which produces MAELSPPVIKTSSRPGRDLSIVSAAAGFFALALLLGAVVAGLGVRNVRLAGAAEARVTSAHADAEAVARLSSSFSRLESVALEAVSLPAASPQRTVAIAELAVREEAAKAALAEARTTLDTGVPATAANLQVVDDALSTLQTAAAASPPADAAARSEVQADRRAAEAAVDALSTTAAADAGTAVAAAAEVTSANRRIFYSVLAIGLMGLLGYIAVVMTILRRRVVRMIEGAEKLTDGDLAERLPDSGSDDFARLARAVNRAAESQQRLSRRLQDEAEKARMGREITEALELVDTEDEVKEVVARVLRDGFATSPAELLLSDSSRAHLSVEAINEALPAPGCGVDSPYACPAVRRGSTQVFPSSSAINACQKLHGRPSGPVSATCVPLSFMGQALGVLHVTGPDGERLSADQVDQLTGLATHVGARVGTVRAFNRTALQATTDGLTGLLNRRAFETRARSLLRTARPAAIVMADLDCFKLLNDAHGHDAGDRALRRFAGVLRDSLRGSDLCSRFGGEEFALLIMDSDVKQAVVVVERIRTRLAEALTAQSPVFTASFGVARADGLDLSEALQIADRALYQAKEDGRDRYVVADQPARDLAEWPAEPGEQQDALVAHEVWRDDDPFGGSRPA; this is translated from the coding sequence GTGGCCGAGCTCTCACCGCCGGTGATCAAGACGTCCTCGCGACCCGGGCGCGACCTGAGCATTGTCAGCGCCGCGGCGGGCTTCTTCGCCCTGGCGCTGCTGCTGGGTGCCGTCGTTGCGGGCCTCGGCGTCCGCAACGTCCGGCTTGCCGGGGCAGCCGAGGCCCGGGTGACCAGCGCGCACGCCGATGCGGAGGCCGTCGCGCGCCTGTCCTCGTCGTTCTCCCGACTGGAGTCGGTGGCCCTGGAAGCCGTGTCCCTGCCGGCAGCGTCCCCGCAGCGCACGGTCGCGATCGCCGAACTTGCGGTGCGAGAAGAGGCGGCGAAGGCCGCCCTGGCCGAGGCGAGAACGACGTTGGACACCGGTGTCCCCGCGACCGCGGCGAATCTGCAGGTCGTCGACGACGCGCTGTCGACACTGCAGACGGCCGCGGCGGCGTCACCGCCGGCCGATGCGGCGGCTCGAAGCGAGGTCCAGGCCGACCGGCGGGCGGCCGAAGCCGCGGTCGATGCGCTGAGCACTACGGCCGCTGCCGATGCCGGAACCGCGGTCGCCGCTGCGGCCGAGGTCACCTCGGCCAACCGGCGGATCTTCTACTCGGTACTGGCCATCGGGCTGATGGGGTTGCTGGGCTACATCGCGGTCGTGATGACGATCCTGCGGCGCCGGGTGGTCCGGATGATCGAAGGAGCGGAGAAGCTCACCGACGGTGACCTGGCCGAGCGCTTGCCCGACAGCGGCAGTGACGATTTCGCCCGGCTCGCCCGAGCGGTCAATCGTGCCGCCGAGTCGCAACAGCGGTTGAGCCGGCGGTTGCAGGACGAGGCCGAGAAGGCCCGAATGGGCCGCGAGATCACCGAGGCGCTCGAGCTCGTCGATACCGAGGACGAGGTGAAGGAGGTCGTCGCGCGAGTGCTTCGTGACGGCTTCGCCACGTCGCCTGCCGAACTGCTGCTCTCCGATTCCAGCCGGGCACACCTGAGCGTCGAAGCGATCAACGAGGCGTTGCCGGCGCCGGGCTGCGGGGTCGATTCGCCGTACGCCTGCCCGGCGGTCCGACGCGGCTCGACCCAGGTGTTCCCGTCGAGTTCGGCGATCAACGCGTGCCAGAAGCTGCACGGGCGGCCGAGCGGTCCGGTCTCCGCCACGTGCGTGCCGTTGTCCTTCATGGGTCAGGCGCTCGGCGTCCTGCACGTGACAGGGCCCGACGGGGAGCGGCTGTCTGCCGACCAGGTCGACCAGCTGACCGGGCTGGCGACCCACGTGGGTGCTCGGGTAGGGACGGTCCGGGCCTTCAACCGCACTGCACTGCAGGCGACCACGGACGGGCTGACCGGCCTGCTCAACCGGCGCGCGTTCGAGACCCGGGCCCGGTCGCTGCTGCGGACCGCGCGACCGGCCGCGATCGTCATGGCCGACCTGGACTGCTTCAAGCTGCTCAACGACGCTCACGGTCACGATGCCGGCGATCGAGCGCTGCGACGGTTCGCCGGGGTGCTGCGCGACAGCCTGCGCGGCAGCGATCTGTGTTCCCGATTCGGCGGTGAGGAGTTCGCGCTGCTGATCATGGACAGCGACGTCAAGCAGGCCGTCGTGGTCGTGGAGCGGATCCGGACGCGGCTGGCCGAAGCTTTGACTGCTCAGTCGCCGGTGTTCACTGCAAGTTTCGGTGTCGCGCGTGCCGACGGTCTGGACCTCAGCGAGGCACTGCAGATCGCCGACCGGGCCCTGTACCAGGCGAAGGAGGACGGCCGGGACCGCTACGTCGTGGCCGACCAGCCGGCACGTGACCTCGCGGAGTGGCCGGCGGAACCCGGCGAGCAGCAGGACGCTCTTGTCGCCCACGAGGTATGGCGCGACGACGACCCCTTCGGCGGGAGTCGCCCGGCCTGA
- the msrB gene encoding peptide-methionine (R)-S-oxide reductase has protein sequence MDPETVPDTAPTGTPYRVSRSEAEWKADLTPFEYRVLRQAGTEPAWSGEYVSTKTRGVYSCRACGAHLFTSETKFDSHCGWPSFFSPLAGDAVVELEDRSMGMLRVEVRCAACGSHLGHVFSGEGYDTPTDQRYCINSVALRHETVD, from the coding sequence ATGGATCCCGAGACCGTGCCCGACACCGCGCCGACCGGAACGCCCTATCGAGTGTCCCGCAGCGAGGCGGAGTGGAAGGCCGATCTGACACCGTTCGAGTACCGGGTGCTGCGCCAGGCCGGCACCGAACCTGCGTGGTCGGGCGAGTACGTGTCGACGAAGACCCGTGGTGTCTACAGCTGTCGGGCCTGCGGGGCGCACCTGTTCACCAGTGAGACGAAGTTCGACTCCCACTGTGGTTGGCCGTCGTTCTTCTCGCCATTGGCCGGTGACGCGGTGGTGGAACTCGAGGATCGCAGCATGGGAATGCTCCGGGTGGAGGTGCGTTGCGCCGCGTGCGGGTCGCATCTGGGACATGTGTTCTCCGGTGAGGGCTACGACACCCCGACAGACCAGCGCTACTGCATCAACTCGGTCGCGCTGCGGCACGAAACGGTCGACTGA